GGAGCAGAAGATGACGCCGGGCTGGGCGGCGATGGCGATGGCCTGATCAATGATCTCGACGGGCGTGACGCAGACGGGACAGCCGGGGCCATGCACGAGGGTGATCTGCCGGGGCAGCAGTTCATCCACACCAAACTTGATGATGGCATGGGTCTGGCCGCCGCAGACCTCCATGAGGGTCCAGGGGCGGGTGACCAGGGCGGCCAGGGCGCGGGCGAATTGCTGCACCGCGGCGGCATCGCGGTATTCATCCATGAAACGCATATCAAGGCCCGCCGGTGGAAGAGGAGGAGGGCGGCGGCGGCGTTTCGTGCAGCTCGGCCAGCTCGCCCATTTGTTGGAGATACTCGAAAACCTGCCGGGCTTCTTCGGGATCCACCTTGCTCAGGGCGAAGCCGACATGGACGATGACGTAATCGCCCACGCCGGCCTCGGGCACGAAGTCGAGGCTGACTTCCCGGGCAATGCCGCCGAAGTCCACTTTGCCCATGCGCGCGCCGGTATCGGACTCGGCCACGCTGACAATTTTACCTGGCACCGCCAGACACATAGGTCATTGATTTTCAGTTTGCGCGCCCAGGACCGCCTGGCCCAGCGCCAGCCCGCCGTCATTGGGCGGCACGCGCTGATGCCACAGGGGGCGGAAGCCCGCGGCCCGCAACGCCTGAACCGCGCCTTCGGTGAGGCGCTGGTTCTGGAAACAGCCGCCGGTGAGCGCCACGTGCTCCAGGCCGGCGCGCTGCGCCACGGCCACGATGAGATTCACCAGCGACTGATGAAATGTGCCTGCGATTTGGGCGGTTGGCAATCCCGCGCGCACGGCCTGCAAGATGGCCTCCACCATCGGCCCCCAGTCCGCCAGCAGCAGACCATCCTCTTCGTGCAGGGCCAGGGGATAGGCGGCCTGGCCGGTCCAGGGCGCGGCGGCCCATTCCAGCTCCATGGCGGCCTGGCCCTCGAAATGCGCGCGCTGGCGCAGGCCGATCAGCGCGGCCACGGCGTCAAACAGGCGGCCGGCACTGGTGGTGCGGGGGCAGTTGAGGCCGCGGGCGAGCATGGCGCGCAGCACGGGCCATTCCGCGGGTTGAAAGGCGGCGCGCAGGGGATCCGCGGCCCGCTCAAACACCGCATCGCCCCACAGGGCAAAGAGCACGCCTAGGGCGGCGCGGCGGGGTTCGCGCACGGCGGCCTCGCCGCCCGGCAGGGGGAAGGGGCGCAGGTGTCCCACACGCCGCCACCGGCCGGCGTGGAGATGAATGAACTCGCCGCCCCAAATGGTTTGATCCGGGCCGTAGCCGGTGCCGTCCCAGGAGACGCCGAGCACGGGGGCCTCCACTTCATTTTCGGCGACACAGGCGGCGACGTGGGCCACATGGTGCTGAACCGCCCGGCACGGGAGGCCGGACTGGCGGGCCAGTTGGGTGGAGACGTAATCCGGGTGCAGATCGCACACGGCCAGTTGAGGCGGCTGGCGCAGCAGGCGCGGCAGGTCGGCCACGGCCCGCTGGTAGGCGGCGCGGGCCTCGGCGGTTTCGAGGTCGCCCAGGTGCTGGCTCAGAAACACGTGGCGGCCGGCGGCCACGGCCACGGTGGTTTTCAAATGAGCGCCGAAGGCCAGCAGCGGCGGCAGAGGGGTGCGCAGAGTCATCGGCAGCGGCGCATAACCCCGGGCGCGGCGCAGGACCAGCTCGCGGCCGAGCATGACGCGGACAATCGAATCGTCCACATGCCGGGCGATGGGCCGGTTGTGGACGAGGAAGAGATCGGCCAGGCCCGCCAGGCGGCGCAGGGCCTCGTGCTCATCCGTGCAAATCGGTTCATCCGAGAGATTGCCGCTGGTGGCGACGAGGGGGAATTGGAGATCGGCCAGGAGGAGATGATGGAGGGGCGTGTAGGGCAGCATGATGCCCAGCCAGGGATTGCCCGGAGCCACATTCTCGGCCACCTCTCCGCGGGCGCGGCGGCGCAGCAGGACGATGGGGGCCTCCGCAGATTGGAGCAGGCGGGCCTCGAGGGGATGGACCTCGCAAAGCTGCTCCACCTGGGCGAGGGCGGGAAACATGAGCGCCAGCGGTTTTTCCTCGCGGTGCTTGCGCTGGCGCAGCCGGGCCACGGCCTCCGGGTTGCGCGCATCCACCAGCAGATGAAAGCCGCCCAGTCCTTTAAGGGCCAGGATTTGACCGGCGCGGAGGGCGGCTTCAGCCTGCTGGAGCGCCGCCTCTTTTTCGGCGAGGACGGCGCCGGCGGGGGACCAGAGGGCGAGCTCCGGGCCGCACACGGGGCAGGCATTGGGCTGCGCGTGGAAACGGCGGTCGGCGGGATTCTCGTATTCCGCCTGGCAGGCGGGGCACATGCGGAAATGCCGCATGGTGGTGCGCGGCCGGTCATAGGGCATGTCCTCGATGATGGAGAAGCGCGGGCCGCAGTGCGTGCAGTTGATGAACGGATAACGATAACGGCGGTTGGCCGGATCCAGCAACTCGCGGCGGCACTCGGCGCAGGTGGCGAGGTCCGGAAGGATCAGGGCAAGCGGTTCGCCGGCCGTGTCGGAAGGGCGGATTTCAAAGCCGGTGTAGCCGGCGGGGGCCAGCAACACGCTTTCGCAACTGTGGATGCGCGCGGCGGGCGGACATTCGGGGGCCAGCCGCAGGAGGAATTGCTGGACGGCGGGGGCGGGACCCTCCACCTCGGCCGTCAGGCCCTGGAGGGAGTTGTGGACCCACCCGCACAGGCCCAGGGTGGTGGCCAGCCGGTGCACAAAGGGGCGGAAGCCCACGCCCTGCACCGCGCCCCGCAACATGACGCGGGCGCGGACGATTTCGGCAGATGCACCGGCATTTGGCACAGAGGGACATTAGCCGGCCGGTGCCGGCGCCGCAATGCCGGGGAGCGGCGGCGGGCGCGAGTTCGCCGGGGTGTTAAAACGGGCCGGCGCCGCGCGGGGGCGCGGCGCCGGTTGACAGCCACGGTGAGGATCGGGACTATTCGGCTTCTTCCACGGTGCCGTGCGGGATGAGGCGTTCGTAGTCTTCCACGGAGCCGTTGTCGAGGACGCACTGGATGATCTGGCGTCCGAGCGGGTGCAGATCCGGCTCAAGGAACTCGCGGCATTGTTTCTGGAAGAACTCCCGCAGCATGGCGGCGCCTTTGTCGTACGCCTCCGGGCCGACCTCGATTTGCTTTTCGACGCGCAGGAAGATGGCGGCGATGCTTTGGCCTTCGAGGACGAGCGAGGTCAGGGCGTAGCCGGCGAGCGGGCAGCGGGCGGGCCGGATCTGGTCCTTGCTGAAGCGGAAGTGGCCGCGGCGGGCGAGGTATTCGCGGGCGATCCACTGGGGCATGAAGCCCACCTGCCAGCAGCCGACGTGCTGGTTGGGGACGAGGATGTAGCGCACCTTGGGCGAGGACAGGATTTGCTGCAGGAGCAGGTTGGCCTGGTCCACGCGGCGCCCGGTGGCAAAAGGCCAGTAGGAGCCGACGCCCTCGCTGCTCATGCCTTCCTGGGCCACGATGCTGGGGTTGGCATGGCCGCGCGGGGCGACCAGGCGCCAGACCCAGGCCAGGGCGGGCGGCAGGATGTGGAAGAGGCCGAAGATGCCGTAGGTGGGTTTCTCCTGGGTGCAGGGTGGAGTGCGCACGCCGAAACTGCGCACGTCCACGGTGACCGGGCCGTTGACGATGCCCGGGACGATGGAGCGCGGCAGAATGACGCGGGGGTTGGGGCAGGGGACGCCGGGGGCGTCCTGAATGTGCTCCCAGATCAGGGCGGTGGAGTTGGGGACGGCGTCCACGTTGAGGAAGAGCAGCGGGCGGGGCGGGTGAATGGTCAGCTCCTCCAGGTGGGGGTCCACGCCGTAGCGGGTGATGTGGTTGATGCGCACGAACCAGGCCTGCTCGGCGTCCATGAGGGCCAGTTTATCCTTGTTGCGCTCATGGCGCAGGCTGGGATGGCAGAGGGCCATGTCATCGGTCACGGGCCGCAATTCGCAGGCGCGGGGCAGGACCAGGCGGCGGTCCTCGCCGGTGAGCACATTGCGCCCGAGCAGGAGGGTGCCGTCGCGCTGGCGGTGGACGTGTTCGAGCATTTCGCTCTTGCCGCCGCCGCTGGCGCCCTCGTGCATGATGGTGATCTTGTTGTCGTAAGGGGTGATGACCTGGACGGTGGAGCAATGGGCGGCCACCCAGCCCTCCTGTTCGCCGAGGGCCAGCAACATGCCATAGACCCCTTTCTTGGCGCTGGGACCAGGATAGAGGTTGTAACTGAACATTTCATGCAGATGCTCCAGGCGGTTGTGCACGACCACCTGCCGGCCTTCAAAGTGGGTGTGCCGGAAGGGCGGCGCCACGTAGATGACGGCGCGCGGCGCGAAGGGGCGCTCCAGTTTGGAGACATCCAGGATGCCCTGCAGCAGGGCCAGCCCGAGCGCGAAAAAGCCGGCGTTGGCCGGGGCCACGGCCACGGCATCCACCCCCTTGCCCTCCGGGCCGGCGACGAAGGCAAACACGGCCAGCTTCTGGGTTTTGAGCCAGGCAAAGGTTTCCTGGCGCAGCCCGGCGAAATCCTTGCCGAAGCGTTCGCGGAAGGTGGGTTTGTTGGTGGGCTTGTTGTCGCCGATCACCATGCAATCGGGGTCGCGCCGGCGCATGTAGGGATCGGGATAGTTGGCGCTGATGCCGTTGCGCACGCGGCACACCGTGGCTTCGACGATGCGTCCCTTGCCGGGCACATCGTAGGCCACTTCATGCCAGTCCTGCCCCGGGGGCGGCGCAGCCAGGTCCACCAGTTGCTCCACTGAGCTGGCGACCACATAACCGGGACAGGCGTTGAGCACCTCGGCCAGCTCCGCGGGCATGGGGAAGGGGAGGGAGGGTTGGTTGGTTGCACTCATGTTATTTCAGGTCTGGTTCGATGTTCATGGTGGGCGGTGACACCGGGCGCCATCCAGCGCCTGGCGGCTCCGTCCCAGTTCCGTTATTGTTGGGAGCGCGGCAGCCCCCCCACCGGCCGCATGGGCTGCAACAGCTCGTAGTCCACCAGCGCATACACCGGGCGGCCCTGGCGGTCCCGCAATACCTGCCCGTTGTCGCGCCCGCGCAATATGCAGTGCGCCGGCTTAATGTCAAGCATCTGAAAGCCGCAGCGGCGCAATTCCTCGGCGGCCAGCGCGAGAATCTCTTCAAAGAACCGCACCCGCTCGGGCATGGGCCAGCCCAGCGCCTCGGCGGCTTGCTCGGCATCCTGGCCGCGAATCCAGGCGTACAACAGGAGGTATTGGCGGCAGGGATCCAGCGGGGCGCCGGGATGACGCTGGAGGACGGCGGCGATTTTGTCCTCGCTGCGCCCCAGTTGCCACGGCTCGAGCCGGTGCGGCGGTGAAAAAATGCCCAGGGGCCGTTTGGTGATGATGCGGCGTCCGCCGCCGGCCGGCCGCGCCGCCCGCAGGGCCAGCACATGGGCCACCTCCTCAAAGGGGCTGTTGAAGTCCGCGTTGGGGTAGGCGCACAAGACATCCGTATCCAGGGGCACGCGCGTGCCGAAGCGGTTGTAGCGCACCACCACCTGCAGGGATTTGCCCGCCACGGGGCGGGTGACCACGCGGCAGATGGTGCTGGTGCCCAGGAGCCGCTGGCGGTGGGTGATGAACCACTCATGGGCAAACCAGTTTTCCGGCTGCAAATGCGCCGCCCACGGGCGGCCCAGCTCGGTGAGAAAAAGATCGCCCGCGGCGCCCAGCGATCGCCATTCGTAGGGCACCCCGAGCACTTCGATGTTTTGCGGGGCGGTGACGGTCATGAAGGCCGGCGGTTGGCCGGGCATCACATGCTTTCCGGCGACATGCCCACCGCCAGGATGCTGCAGGCCTGCACCACGTTGAGTTTCAAGCGCGCGGCCTCGGCAAGCACTTCGTCCGACTCGGTGCCCGGATTAAGCCACAGCTCGTCGCAGCCCTTGGCGGCGATGTCAGGCAGCAATTTTAACAAAACGGGCGGCGGGACATAAACAGAAATAATCTCCGGCCGCACCGGCACCTCCCCGAGGGTGGGGTAGGCGCGCAGGCCCTCGATGGTGGGCTCGTGGGGGTTGACGGGATACACCGTGTAACCCTGTTGCCGGAAGGCGCGCACCGCCTTGTTGCCGAATTTTTGGCGGTTGTTCGAGGCGCCAATGACTGCGACACTTTTCATCCCCCCAATAAAGCCCCGGGAGTCCGCCGATGCAAGCGAGGGCCGGCATGCGCCGGTCCGGCCGGCGGACGGGGCTGCGGGCGGGGGCGTCAGAACTCGATTTCGTAGTAGGGTGTGTGTTCGGCTTCGCCGTTCAGGATGACGCGGTTGTTTTGGACGGGCAGGGTCTGGCCGGTGCGCACGCCGTTATGGTCGAGCACATGCACGCGCTGGATGGGGCGGCCGCTCCATTGCAGCTCAGCGCGGACCGGCTCCATGAGGATGGGGGCGGCGCCCTTGTGAAGCAATTCGTTGCCCGCGGGGCTGAACTTCATGCCGGTGTTGCGGGCGCGGGCCAGGGCCACCACCAGCACGCGGCGGGCATTGGCCAGGGTGGCGTTGCGCTCCACGGCGGTGACATAGAGGGCCGCAAATCTGGATTGCGGCGTGAGGGTCACCTCGCCCAGGCGCGCCGGCTGCCCGGCGGCGAAGCCCACCACGGCCTTGGTGCCGGGGGTGTCCATGAGAAAGAAGCCGCTGGTGGGCTGGTTGCCCGGCTTCCAGCGGAGCTGGCGGGTGGTGGAGACGAGGAAATCATTTTGGAGGTGGGGTTTGAGGTCAAACACGGGGGTGTCGCGCCATTGGGGGGTGAACTGCACCACGCAGCGGGCCACGGCCAGCGCGCCGGCGGGCACCTGGGCGCTGTCAAGCTCCTTGTCATCATAGCCCTGCGCCACGGAATCTTCGAAGCCCAGTTTGCCCTGGAAGAGGGAGGGGAGGTGGACATGGCGGACGGCCAGGGGCGGCGCCTCCTGCACGTCGCCGCGCAGCACCTGGCGGGCCACGGCGGGGAAAACGCCCAGGATTTGCGGGGCCATGACGTCCCATTCGCTGCCGCCCAACTGGCGGCTGAAGGTGGCCTGGTCGCCGTTCTGGAACATGTAGGAGGCGTCCCACCCCTGGAGGCCCATGCCGTAGGCGCCGAGGAGGGCGGGGCCTTCCACGCCCCACTCGTTGGGGAAGACGTGAATCCACTCGGAAAGCATGAAGGGGCGGTCAGCCACCTGTTGCAGGCCGCTGCTCAGCATGCCCGAGCCGGGACGCGCCAGCATGGAGCCGGCGCCAAAGGTGCGGCCGCTGCCGCCGCCGAAGTAGTTGTGGCGGTCAATCAGGCCCACGCGGTAGTCGGTGTGGAGATTGGCATAGTGGCTGAAGGCGCGGCCGGCCTGCCAGTTGCTGCCCAGGATTTCGCCGTCGAAACCGGCGGCGCGGACGGCGGCCACGAAGCGATCATAGGCTTCGTTTTGCAGGGTGTAGAGGAATTCCAGGGTGTCGAGCAGGCGCTGGCGGCGGAAAGCCTGGCTGCCGTTCAACTGGGCGGGGTCCCAATACCACGGATTGCCCAGGGGGAGGAGGTTGCGTTTGTCCAGATGCTCGCCGGCGGGGAAGCCGTCATTTTGGAAGCCATCGAGGGCCCGCTCCCCCCAGGCTTTGAGGAGGCCGGCGTGGCTGCCATATTTTTTGCGCAGCCAGTCGGAGAACCGCTCGCCCACCTGGCGGCGCAAGGTGGCGCTTTTTTGGAGCGGCTGCATGGAGGTGTAGAAGAAAATGCTTTGTTCATTGATGATTTCGACGGCCCAGACGGCCGGATCTTTGGCGTAGGCGAGGCCGGTGTAGGCGTTGGTATGGCGGAGGAGATTGACGATCTGGCGGATGTGGAGGTTCTGCAGCTCCGGGGAGTAAAAGAAGGCGCTGTGCGGGGCGCTGAGACGCCCGCCGCGGCCCTGGAGCTGCCCAAACTCGTCCATGAACGGCACGTCCCGGCGATCGGCCGGGCCCATTTTGAGGGTGCCGAAGTGGGCGCTGAGTTTGACGTAGATGCCGGCTTCCTTGAATTTGGCGATCTGGTAATCCATGCGGTCCAGGCCGGCGGGATCGTATTCGGCCGCGCTGTCCTCGGCCTGGATGCCGGCCCAGCCGGTGCCGTCGGCGAATTTGTGCAGGCGGACGCTGTTGATGCCGTAGCGGGGATAGAGGGCGGCGCGTTTTTCGGCCAGCGCCTTGTCGGGGGCGCAGGCGTTGTAACAGAGGTTAAGGCCCCACAGTTTGATGGGCTGGCCCTGGTAAAGGAGCTGATGCTCGCGGCGCACAATCCGCCCGTGGCGGCCGGCCGGCTTGTCGAGCCACGCGCTCATGTCCAGCACGGAATTGGTGGCCATGCCGGTGCCGCGCCACGGGTACCAGGCGGCCATGTTGTCGGTGTCGGGGATTTCCTCCGCGCTGGCATACCAGGTGACCGGCCCGGGCAGCGTGAGGGTGAGGTTCAGCTCCCGCGCGTTGCCGGCGGCAAGGCGTTCTTTGGCCAGCACGATGCGCGCGGCGCCGTCGGCGGCGACTTCAATGGGCGGCTCCAAACGCAGGAGGGCTTCGGCGCCGGCGGGGGTGCGGAAGCGCAGGGCGCTCACGGCGTCGCCCACCGGCCCCAGGGGCAGGGGCAGGTTCAGGGTGCGGGATTTGCCGGCGGTCTCGGCCACGAGCTGGCCGCCCTTGAAGGCGGCGGCGGGGGCCACTTCGGCAATGAAAAGCGTGAGGGCGGTATCGCGATCGGCGCTCAAAGCATAGGTGATTTGCAGGGTGTTGGGCTGGGTCTGGCGGGCGGCCAGTTGGAGCGTCAATCTGGCCTGGCCGATGGTGCAGGTGAAGGTGCCGGCGGCGGTGCGGTTTTCCGCCTTGGTGCTGCCGTTGATGCCGGTCCAGGCCCAATTCGGCCCCCAGGCGGCGAGGCCCAGGCGGAGGAAATCGGCTCCCTGATGGCTGATGCTGATGCCGCCCCGGCCGTCGGCCAGGGCAATGAACGGCGTGGCGGCGGGCGCGGCCCCCAGGCCAACGGCTCCCAGCAGGGCGAGAACAGCCAACATTCCGGTACGAAGCACGGCGCGTATGGATTGCATAGGCTCAAGCAGAAACAGACCGCCTGCTGCGGTCAAGCCCGGACTTGGCGCCCCCTCTGCGCGCGGGCGGGCGGCCCTGTGGAGGAGGGAATTATTCCGGCAGCCGGTATTTCAAGCCGGTGAGGCGGGTGCCATCCGGCTTGACGAGCCGGGCGCAAAATTCCCAGCCCAAATTGTTCTGGGTCAGTTTGATGAGCAGCGTATTCCACCCGGCCTGGAGGGTGAGGTCGGCCTTGTCCGAGCCGGGGGTCAGGGGACGGGCCACGTTGAGGGCGGCCACCTGGCGGCCGTTGAGCCAGATTTTCACGCCGTCATCGCTGCCAAATTCGAGGCGGGCGGGCTGCTCCTTTTCGGAGAACACCTGGGTGCGGAGATAGGCCACGCGTTGCTCGCCGCCGAGGGCCTTGAGCACATCCATGACGTAGGGCCGTTTGGGATCGGCGCCGGCGGGCAGCGGTTGCCAGGCGATGCCGGCGGCCTGGGCGGTTTCGGGCGGGAAGACCACCTCGAACAATTCCTGGAATGATTTGCCGGTTTGTTGGTAGGGGCCGGCCAACTGCCAGAGGGTGATATAATCGGCCAGGGCCTCGATTTGTTGGAGGCGGGTTTGCAGTTCCTTCTGGCGGGCGGGATCGCTCACGTTTTTCAGGGCGGTCTGCAGGGCGCGCGTGCACTGGCCGGGATGCGCCCCGCCGAGGCTGGCCGCCAGCTCGGACACGGCCTGGGCGGCTTCCTGTTGCAGGGCGGCGTCGGCGGTGAGCTGGGCGGCCAAGTCCAGGGATTCGAGGGCCGGCACGGCTGCCAGGCGGCCCAGGATGAGCCGTTTTTCCTCGGGGCGGCCGGCCAGCCCGAGCAGCTCGCGCAGGGTGGCGGCCCGCTGCGCGGTGGCGCCGCCGGCGCCTTCCTCATGGATCAGGCGGGTGGCGCCGCGCACGGCAAGCACGCGGACAGTGTTTTCCGGCGCGGAGCGGGCCAGCTCGAGGAGCGCGGGCAGCACGGCGGGATCCACCGCGTCGCACAAGGCCCGGAGGGCGGCCAGGCGGGCCTGGGGATCGGCGTCCTGCCGGCCGGCCAGGAGGGCGGCGCGGCTGCGTTCATGCCGGAGCTGGGCCAGCACGGGATACAAGGCCGCCCGGGCGGGCGGCTCGCCTTGCAGGCCGGCCACCAGCGGCTCGGGGGAGAAATCCGGGCGGGATTGGAGGCGGCGGCAGGCCTCAAGAAGGGCCTCCTGGGCTGCGCGGCGCCGGGCTTCGTCGGGGGCTTGTTGCAGGGCCTGGACCAGCGCGCCAAGCTGGGCGGGCTGGGCCAGTTGTC
Above is a genomic segment from Verrucomicrobiia bacterium containing:
- a CDS encoding HypC/HybG/HupF family hydrogenase formation chaperone; protein product: MCLAVPGKIVSVAESDTGARMGKVDFGGIAREVSLDFVPEAGVGDYVIVHVGFALSKVDPEEARQVFEYLQQMGELAELHETPPPPSSSSTGGP
- the hypF gene encoding carbamoyltransferase HypF, with product MLRGAVQGVGFRPFVHRLATTLGLCGWVHNSLQGLTAEVEGPAPAVQQFLLRLAPECPPAARIHSCESVLLAPAGYTGFEIRPSDTAGEPLALILPDLATCAECRRELLDPANRRYRYPFINCTHCGPRFSIIEDMPYDRPRTTMRHFRMCPACQAEYENPADRRFHAQPNACPVCGPELALWSPAGAVLAEKEAALQQAEAALRAGQILALKGLGGFHLLVDARNPEAVARLRQRKHREEKPLALMFPALAQVEQLCEVHPLEARLLQSAEAPIVLLRRRARGEVAENVAPGNPWLGIMLPYTPLHHLLLADLQFPLVATSGNLSDEPICTDEHEALRRLAGLADLFLVHNRPIARHVDDSIVRVMLGRELVLRRARGYAPLPMTLRTPLPPLLAFGAHLKTTVAVAAGRHVFLSQHLGDLETAEARAAYQRAVADLPRLLRQPPQLAVCDLHPDYVSTQLARQSGLPCRAVQHHVAHVAACVAENEVEAPVLGVSWDGTGYGPDQTIWGGEFIHLHAGRWRRVGHLRPFPLPGGEAAVREPRRAALGVLFALWGDAVFERAADPLRAAFQPAEWPVLRAMLARGLNCPRTTSAGRLFDAVAALIGLRQRAHFEGQAAMELEWAAAPWTGQAAYPLALHEEDGLLLADWGPMVEAILQAVRAGLPTAQIAGTFHQSLVNLIVAVAQRAGLEHVALTGGCFQNQRLTEGAVQALRAAGFRPLWHQRVPPNDGGLALGQAVLGAQTENQ
- a CDS encoding DUF4914 family protein yields the protein MSATNQPSLPFPMPAELAEVLNACPGYVVASSVEQLVDLAAPPPGQDWHEVAYDVPGKGRIVEATVCRVRNGISANYPDPYMRRRDPDCMVIGDNKPTNKPTFRERFGKDFAGLRQETFAWLKTQKLAVFAFVAGPEGKGVDAVAVAPANAGFFALGLALLQGILDVSKLERPFAPRAVIYVAPPFRHTHFEGRQVVVHNRLEHLHEMFSYNLYPGPSAKKGVYGMLLALGEQEGWVAAHCSTVQVITPYDNKITIMHEGASGGGKSEMLEHVHRQRDGTLLLGRNVLTGEDRRLVLPRACELRPVTDDMALCHPSLRHERNKDKLALMDAEQAWFVRINHITRYGVDPHLEELTIHPPRPLLFLNVDAVPNSTALIWEHIQDAPGVPCPNPRVILPRSIVPGIVNGPVTVDVRSFGVRTPPCTQEKPTYGIFGLFHILPPALAWVWRLVAPRGHANPSIVAQEGMSSEGVGSYWPFATGRRVDQANLLLQQILSSPKVRYILVPNQHVGCWQVGFMPQWIAREYLARRGHFRFSKDQIRPARCPLAGYALTSLVLEGQSIAAIFLRVEKQIEVGPEAYDKGAAMLREFFQKQCREFLEPDLHPLGRQIIQCVLDNGSVEDYERLIPHGTVEEAE
- a CDS encoding CoA-binding protein produces the protein MKSVAVIGASNNRQKFGNKAVRAFRQQGYTVYPVNPHEPTIEGLRAYPTLGEVPVRPEIISVYVPPPVLLKLLPDIAAKGCDELWLNPGTESDEVLAEAARLKLNVVQACSILAVGMSPESM
- a CDS encoding beta-galactosidase; protein product: MQSIRAVLRTGMLAVLALLGAVGLGAAPAATPFIALADGRGGISISHQGADFLRLGLAAWGPNWAWTGINGSTKAENRTAAGTFTCTIGQARLTLQLAARQTQPNTLQITYALSADRDTALTLFIAEVAPAAAFKGGQLVAETAGKSRTLNLPLPLGPVGDAVSALRFRTPAGAEALLRLEPPIEVAADGAARIVLAKERLAAGNARELNLTLTLPGPVTWYASAEEIPDTDNMAAWYPWRGTGMATNSVLDMSAWLDKPAGRHGRIVRREHQLLYQGQPIKLWGLNLCYNACAPDKALAEKRAALYPRYGINSVRLHKFADGTGWAGIQAEDSAAEYDPAGLDRMDYQIAKFKEAGIYVKLSAHFGTLKMGPADRRDVPFMDEFGQLQGRGGRLSAPHSAFFYSPELQNLHIRQIVNLLRHTNAYTGLAYAKDPAVWAVEIINEQSIFFYTSMQPLQKSATLRRQVGERFSDWLRKKYGSHAGLLKAWGERALDGFQNDGFPAGEHLDKRNLLPLGNPWYWDPAQLNGSQAFRRQRLLDTLEFLYTLQNEAYDRFVAAVRAAGFDGEILGSNWQAGRAFSHYANLHTDYRVGLIDRHNYFGGGSGRTFGAGSMLARPGSGMLSSGLQQVADRPFMLSEWIHVFPNEWGVEGPALLGAYGMGLQGWDASYMFQNGDQATFSRQLGGSEWDVMAPQILGVFPAVARQVLRGDVQEAPPLAVRHVHLPSLFQGKLGFEDSVAQGYDDKELDSAQVPAGALAVARCVVQFTPQWRDTPVFDLKPHLQNDFLVSTTRQLRWKPGNQPTSGFFLMDTPGTKAVVGFAAGQPARLGEVTLTPQSRFAALYVTAVERNATLANARRVLVVALARARNTGMKFSPAGNELLHKGAAPILMEPVRAELQWSGRPIQRVHVLDHNGVRTGQTLPVQNNRVILNGEAEHTPYYEIEF
- a CDS encoding HEAT repeat domain-containing protein translates to MKTPLPPLLALLGLLACLPGTAPAAPATNEAQLIAVLQSAAPPEQKDAACAQLKRIGTAAAVPALARLLLDPQLSHSARYALESLPGPQATAALVAALADTRDDLKAGVLQSLGERPDMPIAPVARFLNNGNPDIVIAAARALGRRGGAEALKLLQPLLDKTTGPVRTAVVDGLLLAAEATAYGPDPAAALKVYQRLTAAQEPPAVRQAAWCGLLRADKKRRLTLLREGLLGADAVQQRAALQVAPELTAPEITQELSRLLPQLPPPVQAAVIEILRRHGSRQAVPALVAALQSPESYVRIAALDALAELGQAAQAPAMLQAATATDPQEQKAARRALARLREPLADALLQLLPTAAPALQNEIIQTLAARQETAAVPQLLQLARTGPDHARAAAVRAVGQLAQPAQLGALVQALQQAPDEARRRAAQEALLEACRRLQSRPDFSPEPLVAGLQGEPPARAALYPVLAQLRHERSRAALLAGRQDADPQARLAALRALCDAVDPAVLPALLELARSAPENTVRVLAVRGATRLIHEEGAGGATAQRAATLRELLGLAGRPEEKRLILGRLAAVPALESLDLAAQLTADAALQQEAAQAVSELAASLGGAHPGQCTRALQTALKNVSDPARQKELQTRLQQIEALADYITLWQLAGPYQQTGKSFQELFEVVFPPETAQAAGIAWQPLPAGADPKRPYVMDVLKALGGEQRVAYLRTQVFSEKEQPARLEFGSDDGVKIWLNGRQVAALNVARPLTPGSDKADLTLQAGWNTLLIKLTQNNLGWEFCARLVKPDGTRLTGLKYRLPE